CAGCAGCTACCCGGCTGATAAAAACATCACAGCTCTCTTCGCGGAACAGGCTGCGCTGACACCGGATGCCACAGCCCTGGTATTTGACGGTAGGGAAATAACCTACCAGACGTTGGATATTGCTTCCACACAACTGGCGCAATACCTCGTGGAGGCAGGTGTAACCTCCGGCATGCGGGTGCCCGTTTGCATGGAGCGGTCAGAATGGCTGATCACCGCTATCCTGGCGATATTAAAGGCAGGAGGCGCTTATGTGCCGGTAGATCCGCATTATCCGGCAGAACGTATCAGCTACATGCTGGCCGAAAGCGACAGTACGCTGTTGCTCACTACCACCACGCATGCAGCAGCACTGGAGCAGACAGCTACAGCCATGAAGCCTGTTTGCCTGGACCAGCTGGCTGAAACACTGGCGTCCATGACGATGTCAACGCCATTGCCAGTGGCGCTTCCGCAGGACCTGGCTTATGTCATTTATACCTCCGGTTCTACCGGTAAGCCCAAAGGGGTGATGGTAAGCCATCAGAATGTGGTGAGCCTTGTGAAAGGAGTGGACTATGTGTCCTTTAGCGCGGCGGATAGTTTATTGTCCACCGGCGCCCCTTCTTTCGATGCCGCTACCTTTGAGTATTGGGGCATGTTGCTTAACGGCGGCCGCCTTATTCTCTGCCCGGAACAGCAGTTGCTGGACAACGAGGTACTGAAACGGGAAATCAGCGCTCACCAGGTAAATATGATGTGGTTTACCGCCAGCTGGTTCAATCAGCTGATCGATACCGACATCAGTATTTTTGAACCCTTATCGGTAGTGCTGGCCGGTGGGGAGAAACTATCCGAAGAACATATCAGCAAATTAAAACAACGGTATCCCGCCCTGACCGTTATTAACGGTTACGGTCCTACGGAGAATACGACCTTTTCTATTACCTATACAGTAGAAACAGGTGAAGTGAAGGTACCGGTGCCGGTCGGCCGGCCGTTGAGCAACCGGAAGGTATATATCCTGGACAGCCGCCGCCAGATAGTGCCGGTGGGTGTTACCGGCGAAATCTATGTCGGTGGTGCCGGTCTTGCCTTAGGTTACCTCAACTTACCGGAGCTGACAGCAGAACGGTTCATCTTCCATCAGTTTGATAACGGCCGCGTCGAACGGTTATATAAGACCGGGGACCTGGGATGCTGGCAGGCAGACGGCAACGTGCTTTGCCTGGGCCGAACAGACGACCAGGTGAAGATACGGGGCTACCGTATTGAACCGGGTGAAACGGAAAGGGTGCTGCAACAGTGTGAATGGGTGGAACAAGCGGTAGTAATGGCGCGCACGAATGAGCAGGGCAGTAAATACCTTGCTGGTTATATCGTGCCGGCAGGTGCCTTTGAAAGAGAGAAAATACAGACTTATCTCAAACAGTTGCTGCCGGACTATATGGTGCCCGCAGCCCTGGTGCCACTGGAAAAACTGCCGCTGACCAGCAACGGGAAGGTAAATAAGCGAGCCTTGCCTGAGCCGGAACAGTCCCTGATGCCAGCAGCAGCGTATATGCCTCCGCGTAATGCCACGGAGCTGGCGTTGACAGGTATCTGGCAACAATTGCTGAAGGTGTCACGGATAGGCATATATGATAACTTCTTTGAACTGGGCGGCCATTCACTATTGGTGACCCGTGTGGTATCTGCCATACGGCGTGAGCTGAATGTTGAGGTCCCCATACGTGACCTCTTTACTCATCCGACAGTAGCCACATTGGCTGAGCATATCCGTGGTCAGCAACCAGGCGCTGTATTGCCGGCCGTGACTGCATCTCCGCGGGAAGGAAAGCTGCCGCTTTCTTCCGCGCAGGAAAGGTTGTGGTTTATAGACCGCATGGAAGGCAGCGTTGCTTACCATATGCCAATGGTGTTAAAACTGGATGGCGATCCGGACGTGACAGCACTGGAAAACGCCCTGAAAACAATTGTAGACAGACATGAAGCGCTGCGTACCGTTTTCCTGGAAGAAGACGGAGAGCTAAGCCAGCATATCCTGCCTTCCGGCAGCTGGCAGCTGCAGGTAAGGGACAGGACCGGGGAAGCTGACCGGGAGAAGGTATTGGAAGAAATTGAAAGGTATTGTAACCAGCCATTCAACCTGGCAACGGATTATATGTTGCGGGTACAGCTGGTGCAACTGGCTGCCCGTGAGCACTTCCTTGTAGTGGTGCAGCACCATATCGCATCTGATGGCTGGTCTGTGTCAATATTGCTCAAGGAACTGATACGGCTGTACGAAGCGGAGCACCGGCATCAGCCGCACCAGCTGGAGCCTTTGCAGGTGCAGTATGCAGACTATGCGTTGTGGCACCGGCATCACCTGCAGGGCGCCCTGCTCGATCAGCAGTTGTCGTACTGGAAAGAAAAGCTGGATGATATCACAACACTGCAGTTGCCCACCGATTTCCCGCGCCCTGCCACGGTAAGCACCCGCGGCAACACCTTGTACTATGAGGTGGACGGCACGCTGACAGCCGGGTTAAACCAGCTGTCCAGGCAGCAGGGGGCCACGTTGTTTATGACGATGCTGGCCGCTTTTAAAGTGTTGCTGTACCGCTACAGCGGACAGGAAGACATCTGTGTGGGCAGCCCTATTGCCAACCGTACCCAGCAAACGATAGAACCGCTTATCGGTTTTTTTGTCAATACCATTGCGCTGCGCAGTAACCTGTCCGGTAACCCGGACTTCCTGTCGCTGCTCCGGCAGGTAAAAGCCACTTTGCTGGAGGCGTACCAATACCAGGACGCCCCGTTTGAGAAAATCGTGGAAGCCGTGGTGAGCGACCGTGATATAAGCCGTACGCCCTTGTTCCAGGTGATGTTTATTATGCAGAACCTGCCGGAGGTGCCGGATTTGCAGTTGGACGATGTGCAGGTAACGATACAGCCGGTGCCTAACACCACTTCCAAATTCGATCTGACGGTGGATGTTACCACTACTGCTACCGGGCTGCGTTTCCGGGTGGAGTATTGCAGCGATCTCTATGAGGAGGCTACCATCGCCAGGATGATGGAACATTACCTGGTACTCCTGGAAGCGGTGGTGACAGCGCCTTCCAGACATATAGGAACATTGCCGATGCTTACGGCGGCTGAAGAAAAACAATTAGTACAGACCTTTAATGATACGGCCGGTACCTATCCTGCCGGTATGGCGGTGATAGACCTGTTCGAAGCGCAGGCACGGCAAACGCCGGACGCAGTGGCCGTTGTTTTTGGAACGGAACGGTATACTTACCGGCAGCTGAATGAAAGGGCCAATCAACTGGCCCATTATCTCCGGAAAAAAGGGGTGGTGGAAAATACACTGATACCCGTTTGTATGTCCCGCTCTCCGGAGATGATCACCGCCATTGTCGGCATCCTGAAGGCAGGCGCCACTTATGTGCCGGTGGATCCGGCTTATCCGGAGGTGCGTATCCGTTATATCCTGGCCGACACTGACTTCACCCTGATGATCACAGATGCACGCAGCCAGACGGTTTTACCCGCAGACATCCCAACGGAACGGATACTGACATTATCAGCAACAGCTGGAGAAGCGGTACTATCGGGCCAGCCGGTGACGGACCCCGACCGGTATACTTCTCCGGACAAGCTGACTTACCTGATCTATACTTCTGGTTCCACCGGGCAACCGAAAGGCGTGGAAATGCCTGACAAGGCCTTGTTTAACCTGCTTTGCTGGCAACAACAGGAGATCGATACCCGGACGCCTAAACGTATATTGCAGTTCGCCAGTATCAATTTCGACGTGAGCTTCCAGGAGATATTCTTCACGCTCAGTTTTGGCGGCAGTCTTCACCTGGTGGACGAACAACGCCGGAAAGACATGGCTGTCCTGATGGAACAGATCAACACAGAAAAAATCAATTGCCTCTTCCTGCCTTATGTGGTATTAAAAAACCTGGTCGAATACGCACAGGAAAGCGGTATCTACCCGCAATACCTGCAGGAGGTGGTTACAGCCGGTGAACAGCTCAAACTGAGCAATGACCTCCGGTTGTTCCTGGAAAAAGGCAATACCCGACTGCATAACCAGTACGGGCCTACGGAAGCGCACGTGGTGAGTGCCTACACGATACAGCCGGAAGACTATACCCACCGGGTATTGCCGCCTATCGGTAAGCCGATTGCCAATACGAAACTATATATCCTGGATGCCAACGGTAATCCCTGTCCGGTTGGAGTGCCAGGGGAGCTGTTCATCGGTGGTGTACAGGTGGCCAAAGGATACCTGCATCTGCCGGAACTGACGGCCGAACGTTTTATGGCCGATCCGTTTGATGTGACCGGGGCAGGACGCTTGTACAAAACCGGCGATGTCTGCTGCTGGTTGCCCGACGGCAATATCAACTACCTGGCGCGTAAGGACGACCAGGTGAAGATCCGCGGTAACCGGGTGGAAATAGGCGAGGTGGAAAGCGTACTGGGTCAGTGTGACCTGGTGGCGCAATGTGTGGTGCTTGTAAAAAATGATCAATACGGCAATAAACGGCTGGTAGCCTATGTGGTGCCACAGCAGCACTTCGGCAAAGACGAACTGCGCACATGGATGCAGTCCAGGCTGCCGGAGTATATGGTCCCATCTCTTTTCATCACTTTACCGGAACTGCCGTTGACCAATAACGGCAAGGTCAACAAACGCGCACTGCCCGAAGCTGACCTGAGCGCGCTCGGCGGCGCAGGGTACGTGGCGCCACGTAACCTGACGGAACAACAACTGGCTGGTATCTGGAGTGCGCTGTTACAGGTGGAAAAAATAAGTGTGCACGATAACTTCTTTGAGCTGGGAGGCCATTCGTTGTTGGCCATGCGCCTGCAGTCTGCCCTGCGTAAGCAAATGGAGGTGGAAATGGCGGTGAAATCCATCTTTGCCAATCCTACCATCGCGAGGCTGGCGGCGTTTATCCGCCAGCACGGCAAGGGCTTGCTGCTGCCGGCGGTAACACCGCAGCAACGGCCGGAACTGATTCCGTTGTCGTATAGCCAGGAACGTTTGTGGTTCATCGATCAGATGGAAGGCAGCGTGCAATACCATATGCCGGTAGTGTTGCGGATGGAAGGCGTCCTGGATAAAGCGGCGCTGGCAAACGCGTTCCGTGACCTGGTGGACCGGCACGAGGTGCTGCGGTCTGTCATTGTACAGGTGGACGGGCATTCCGGTCAACAGGTATTGCCTGCGCAGCAATGGCAGCTGCAACAAATTGATCTGTGCGGCCGTCCGCAGGCAATAGCGGATTATCGTTCCCTTGTGCATAGTTTGATAAGGAAACCTTTTGACCTTACCAGGGAGCATATGTTACGGGTGCACCTGATCGCACTGGACGCCAATACGCACATTCTGGTGATGAACATGCACCATATTGCCTCCGATGGTTGGTCTATCGGTATTCTGTTCAGGGAATTGATTGCCCTTTACAAGGGTTATACTGCCGGTGAGAAAGTGAAATTGCCCGCACTCGACATACAATATGCGGACTACGCCATCTGGCAGCGGACGTATATGTCAGACGAGGTACTGGCGACGCAGCTGCTTTACTGGAAAGAAAACCTGAAAGGCGTACCGGCGCTGCAACTGCCGACAGATAAAACAAGACCGGCAATAAAAGGCAAAAACGGCGCTGTGGAATACCTGCAATTCGACCATGAACTGTCAGAACAATTGCTGGCCCTGTCCCAACAGGAAGGGGTGACGCTTTTCATGACGTTGCTGACAGCCCTCAATGTGTTATTGTACCGTTACAGCGGGCAGGATGACATCTGCGTGGGCACGCCAATCTCCGGCCGTATCCGCCAGGAGGTGGAAGGCCTCGCCGGCTTCTTCATCAACACGTTGGCCCTGCGCAGCAATCTCGCCGGTAACCCGGAATTCCTTTCCCTGCTGCAACAGGTAAAACAAACGACGCTGAGCGCCTATGAATACCAGGAAGTGCCCCTGGAGAAGATAGTGGACGCTGTAGTGACGGAGCGCGATATGAGCCGCAGCCCGTTGTTCCAGGTGATGCTGGTATTGCAGAATACGCCGGACATACCCGAGCTGACATTGGGGGCCGTGCAGTTATCGGAAGAACCGCTGGACCATATCACGTCTGTCTTTGACCTTAACTTCTGCCTGAAAGAGACGGCAGACGGGCTTTCCCTGATCATTCAATACAGTACGGACCTGTTCTACGGGGATACCGTGAGAAGGATGGGTAAACATTTTGAGCATTTGTTGCGGTCCATTACCCTTCAACCCGCCACACGCATATGTGCGTTGCCGTTATTGGACGAAGCAGAAGAACAACAGCTGCTGGAAGGCTTTAACAGCAATATCACCGAAGTGCCGCAGGGCGCTTCCCTGGTGAGTTTGTTCTCGGACACGGCAGCGGCTGTGCCTGACGCAGTAGCGTTGATGTTTAAGGACGGTACATTGACTTATAAAGAACTGGACGAACGCTCTAACCAGATGGCCTACTACCTGCGGAGCAAAGGGGTGGTCCGGGACACGCTGGTGCCTTTGTGTATGGAGCGCTCACCGGAGATGATTATCAGTATATATGGTATTATGAAGGCAGGTGGTGCATATGTGCCAGTAGACCCGGAATATCCGGCTGAAAGGATACAGTATATCCTGGAGGATACCGCCGCAGGCATTATGGTCAGTAGCCCTGCTGCCAGCGACAGACTGGGCGCCGCAACAGCAGGTGTTACCCTCGTGATGGCCGCAGACGCGGATTTGTTTGCCAATTATCCGGTAACGGCACTGCCGGACAGTCCGGCTGCCGGTGATCTGGCCTATGTGATATACACTTCCGGCTCTACAGGCAAACCGAAAGGCGTATTGGTGGAACATGGCGGCGTAGTGAACCTGGTTTGTCAGCAGGAGGTGCTGCAGATACAAACAGACACCCGTGTGTTACAGTTCGCGTCTATAGGTTTCGATGCCTCCTGCATGGAAATATTCAGCACATTGTCTCATGGCGCCGTACTAGTGCTGCCGCGTAAGGAAGACCTGATGTCTTCCGCCGGATTTGCAACGCTGATCAATAAACGAAAAGTGGAGGTGTTGTTTTTACCGCCGTCCTACCTGCATAGCATGAAAGACCTGTTGGGCAGGGTGAAAACCATTGTGTCCTGTGGTGAGCCGTTAAACCGGGAAGATGGCAGGTTCCTGCAAGCCCGGGGCGTACGGTTTCTTAACGCCTACGGGCCTACGGAAAACAGTATCTGCACCACCTTGTCCGATGACCCTATCCGGGAAGACGGCGTAGTAGTGATCGGAAAGCCGGTAGCTAACATGCAGGTGTACATCCAGGACGCGCATGGCGGACTATGCCCGGTAGGTGTGGCAGGTGAGATTTGTGTGAGTGGCGCCGGTCTGGCCCGCGGTTATCTCAACCGTCCGGAGCTTACCCAGGAAAAATTTGTTATCAATCCTTTTGCCGGTGACGGCGAAACCCGGATGTACCGTACCGGCGATCTGGGCCGCTGGCTGCCCGACGGAAATATCGAATACATGGGGCGGATCGATGAGCAGGTGAAAGTACGCGGATACCGTATTGAACTGGGTGAAATAGAAAACGTGCTGCAGGAATGTGAGCAGGTGAATGAAGCGGTGGTAGTAGTGAAAGGGGGAGAGCATGACAATAAACTGCTCGTGGCTTATGTGATACCACAGGAAGAATTCAATAAAGACGCTATTGTTGCCTATCTGAAGCGCAAACTGCCCGACTTTATGGTGCCGCCGGTGATCATTCCGATGGAGTCGTTCCCGCTCACGCCTAACGGCAAGATTGACAGGAAAGGATTACCGTCGCCAACCTCCCAGATGCTCACAGGGCAACAGCAGGATGCGGGTCCAGCCAACGAAATAGAAGAACGGCTGCTGGAAATATGGAAAGAGGTGCTGAACTTACCACGGTTAAGCATACACGACAATTTCTTTGCTGCCGGTGGTAACTCTATCACCGCGATCCGGTTGATCGCCAAGATGAAGGTGGATTTCCAGGTTTCCATCAATGACCTGTTCCAACATCCCACCATTGCCGGTATCTCTAAATATGTGATTTATGAAAAGAATCACTTTAAAAACAAACTGGCGGCATTGATGGCCAGGTTCGATCCGGCGCAGACGGACCACGAAGCCATGCAGGCACAGGCAGCGCAAATGCAGCATATGCTGGCAGAACAGCAACGGCCGTACCTGGAAGAAGTGAAAGCGTGGCAACAGCTGGACGTCAGCAGCACCACCACTTATCAGCAGATCTTACTGCTGGGCGCAACAGGCTACCTGGGCATTCATTTGTTATATGACCTGCTGCAGCGCGATACGCCGGTATGCGTGCTGGTGCGCGCAGAAAGCGATGAAGCGGCCTTTAGCCGGTTGTCGGAGAAGTATGCTTTTTACTTTGGTAAGCCATTGCCTAAAGACCAGGCAAACCTGCGGGTATGGAAGGGAGATATCGCTCTACCGCAGCTGGGCATGGACGCTGCCGTGTTTGAGACGCTGATGTCCGAAACGGACTGTATCCTGAATACGGCCGCCAACGTAAAACACTATGGCAGCTACAGCGAGTTTGAAGCGGTGAACACGCGCTCTGTACAGACGATATTGGATTTTTGCAAAACAGGAAAGAAAAAGGTCATCCATCATATCTCCACTACCAGTGTGGCAGGTATGGCAGCGAAAGACAGTACCGACTACCTCTACACCGAAGCCGATTTGTTCAAGGGACAGGAAGTGCCAAACTTCTATGCCAAGAGCAAACTCGAAGCGGAACGCTTGCTGGACACGGCCAGGGCAGAAGGAACTGACGTGAATATCTATCGCGTGGGCCACTTGTCATTTCATTCTGCTACGGGCAAGTTCCAGGAGAATATCGATAACAATGCCTTCTATAACCAGATCAAAGGGTTTATTTCCTTCCAGGTGATGCCGGAAGAATTCAATGAGGTGGAGTTGTCCAACATCGACCAGGTGTCTGCGGCAATACTGCAGATTTTTGACAAGCCCGCATTGCTGAACAGGAATTACCACGTCCGTAACCCGCACCTGCTCTCTGCTGCTGAGTTTGTAGCTTATCTGAACAGTTACGGGTACGATCTGGAATTGGCCAACACCTATACTTACCTGGAGAAAATGCTGCAATCGTACAATACCAAAAAAGACCTGATAGACCGTTTGTTCCTGCAGGCTGACCTCTTCGGCGATGACAGGCAGGATATAGGGCACCCGTACCAGGTATGTTATGAGGCCACAAATGCCATCCTGAAGAAAATGAAATTCCGATGGGCGCGCTTCGATGAGGAAAAAGTACACCTGATGATTCAGTATGCTGTGGAAGTTGGTTTCTTTGAGCCTGTTCGCAGGAAAATGGCCTCTTTGAGAGACTACTGATGCGTTCAGCGTGACGAGATGGAATATTACAAGGCCTGCGCAAGTCGCAGGTCTTGTTTTTTTAGCGGGATGAAATAGGTTGCTATGTATTAATAATCTTTAATTTGCAGCACGTTATATTTGACGCAACATTACATCTCAAAAAGAATATGAAAATAATTGACAAGCTGGCCTGGATAGAAATTAAAAATAAATCTATATTATCTACAAAGTCTTTCGGAAAACAAAAGTATTATATCCCCGGAGGTAAAAGAGAACAGGGGGAAAATGATGAGCAGGCGTTGTGCCGCGAGGTGTTGGAGGAACTTACAGTGGAACTTAAAACTGAAACACTGAAATTCGTCGGAACGTTTGAAGCGCAGGCAGACAGCCATCCGGACGGTGTTTTGGTGAAGATGACCTGTTACACCGCAGATTATACCGGAACATTAAAAGAATCCGCAGAAATAGAAGAACTCAGGTGGTTAAAGTATGCTGACAAAGATAAAATTTCAGAAGTTGATAAATTGATTTTTGATTTTTTAAAAGATCAACATTTGATCGACTAATGACACAAATAACAAAGGCTTCAAAACTACTTGTTTTAAAGCCTTTGTTATTTATATGATGTTATGGCTTCACATCTTTGCCTTCTACCAGGAACCTGTGGAGGTTTTCCAGTAAAACATCTGAAGTATTGGAGTTGGTAAAAATAGCATATCCCATTTTGAGGTCTTTGTACACTTCAAACCTGCAGGTGAAATCGCCATTGTTGCCGCCATGGCTGAATGTCTTGCCAAAAGGAGTTTCCCTGATCTGAAGGCTCATACCCATGTATGCAATATCCTTCGGATTGTGGGTCTTGTCTTCCGGGGGATAATCTGAATGTTTCGACATGATGGCGTCATATGTTTCCGGTTTAAGGCCTTGCCGTTCCAGCAAATATAACATGAACCGCGTGAATACTTTTGCTTCTGTATACATGGAATAAGCCATGCCAGGGGTTTCCGGCAGGTCATTTTTATTTGGAAGCTTGTCGTAGTGGCCATATGCGGCCATCCACTGTAAGGAATCATTTTTTGAAAAGAAGGTATGGTAGAGCCCTATTGGTTCAATTACTTCTTCGTGCAGTACCTGTTCCACTTTCTTGCCGGTAATTTTTTCCACTACCATCTTTAAGTATTCGAAGCCCTCACCTGAATAGTTATACGCTGTTCCGGGAGTAAATTTCAGGTCCAGTTTCCCGTCATTATTCATCCAGCGCCAGTTGGGAAAGCCCGTCCGGTGTGTCAGGACGTGTCTGGCGGTCATCAGCTTATAGCGCTCGTCATATTCGATGTCTTTGTAAGGAAGGTATTCATATAGAGGTTTGTCGAGATCTATCACCCCACGGTCTGCCAGCCGTTCAACAGCAAAGGCAAATACGGGCTTTGTGATGGAGGCTGCCTCGAACAGCGTATTGTCATTTACTTTTTCTCCCGTCATCGTGTTACTGACACCATAGGTTTTGTGGTAAATCAACCGGCCGTCTTTAATTAAAGCCAGCGACACGCCGGGTATGCCATAATATGCCTGATAGGTTTCGATAAAATGATCTATCTGGCTGGCACTGGACGCGGAGAAGTTGAATAATACACCTTTGTCGGGAATCAGGTCAGGGACCGGGGCAGATGATATACGAAATGCAGGTGCCACAGTTTTCCTTCCCGACTGCGCAATAATAGTAATGGGAACTTTCTGCGCGGTAGCGTACACCTGGCCGTTGGACTTATAGTAGGGGTCAGGCAGCGCGAGCTGGTATTTTCCGGGTGGCACCGCTATGGTATAATTTCCAAGGCTGTCTACTGCGGCGGTCGTCCAAAACGGGGGATTGTCCAGGGAGATGAACCGAATTACGTCCGGTAGCTTTACGGCTTGTGGTTGGCTCCAGCTGAGTTGCCCGGAAACAGTGGACAGTTCTTTGCCGGCAGGCAGGAAAATAATGTCACCGAGACTGTTGGGGTTCATGTATTTGGATTTTCCCTTTCCCCAGGCAGACCAGGTGATACTGCCATCGCTGTCTTTGTCGTACACATGAAAATCGAAGCCTATAGATTTGCCTGCGGCCAGCTCATTTCCCAGGTGCATACGCCATTCATAGATACGGGTATTGCCCCTGCGGGTCATCGCCACCTCCATCATGTCCCAGCCGGCTTTGCTGGCAAAAGGATCGTAGAAGGCATTGTTGATGGTATGAAGCGTTCTGCTGTACATAAACGACGCCACTCCGGAGCCGGAAAGCAGATGACGGGCATCAATGCTCACCTCCAGCCCGTCCTGGCTGTTCCACCGCACATTTTTGGAGGTGTCTTCCACGAAGTCGTCATCTGTAATGGTAAAAGCGACATACAGTGACTGATTGCCAAGGTCGTAGCCCAGTTGGAAATAGCCGGAAAAATCGGAGTCGTCCCGGGGCCTGGTGTCCGACGGGCTTATGGCGATCTTATACTTGACAGCATCTTTGGGCCAGTCAGACAGGTCTCCGTCCACAACGATCTTACCAAGCGGATACGCGTAGGCAACACTCCCGTTGTGGGCGGACAGGCACTTACAAAAAAGCATACATAAGGCAAATATGCAAATTGGTTTTAACAATGATAGTGACATGTGTAATAGATTCGGGCCAGGGTATAAGTGAATTCATAGATAAAGACACCGCTGCCGTGAAAAAGTTGCATAAACCGTGTACTGCCGGCCCGAAATGAACTTATGAAAACCGGGAAGTCACTTCAATTGATCGACCCTGTCAAAAAACTCATTTTGCAATTCGATGGTTTTAGTATCGGCCTTTACAGCTTTTAGTGCTTTAATGAACTGTGCTATTTCATGGTCGCTGATGAGCTTTCCCAGTTCAGCGCCGGATTTTGAAGCATCGCCGGCGTAATGATTAGGGTAGGAGGAATACCACCAGATAGGCGTGTATAGGCCCGGTAATCGTGACCGTTGCTGGTTTATGCCGCTTTCACCGGAGGCACGGGACATGCGCATTAAATCAGGGCGATAGTGCAGCAAAAGAGATGTTTCGCTTTCGCCTCCATGCAGATCGGCGGTTACATCGGTGACGTGGTTTTTTTGGTACGCTTTGACGAATTCCGGGTCGCTTTCCGGCCGGTACAGGTAAACAGCATAGTTGTGGCGCTTGTTCAGCAAGCCCTGCATAAAGAATTCCAGGAATTCAGGGTTGCCGCCATGTCCGTTCAAAATGATGATCTTATCGAAGCCGTTCCGCGCTATCTCGTCGCAGGTGGCTTCCAGTAGTTCCAGTATCAGTTTGTTGGGAAGCGAAAAGGTGCCGGGCTGATGCCGGGCCTCGTTGATCTGCCCATAAAAATAATCCGGGAAGACAACAGCGTATTCTGATTTCACGGCACGGGCAGCCCATTCGCGCACATGGATCAGGTCGGTGCCAAGCGGTGAATGCAGACCGTGTTTTTCGAGTATGCCGATAGGGAGGATACAGGTCTTTGAAGACTTTTGCAGTGCTGCGGGGAAATCACTGGCTACAAGTTCGTCCCAGCGGGCAGGCAGCTCCTGTGCAAAAAGGCAGTTGAATGCGAGTAAGGCGGCAAGTGTCAGGAAATAGCGTTTCATGTGATTTAAGGTGGTTGACAGTTGATGAATGGTTATCTTATGCGCATAAGATTTACATGAAGGTAGTAGATTAATATGTAGTTATTAATGAAATAAATTCATGTATAGTATTGACACAGTGACGTACTGACTTAAAGTACTGCTATTCATTTGAGATCAGTGTAACTCCCTCCCGGTAGGTTGTTATCTGAAAGTCAGGGAAACGTTTCCGGAATTTTGAATCATCGAATATATTATCGTATTCATACCTGGGAAGTAGCTCCTGTAGCTCTTTTA
This window of the Chitinophaga varians genome carries:
- a CDS encoding NUDIX hydrolase, translating into MKIIDKLAWIEIKNKSILSTKSFGKQKYYIPGGKREQGENDEQALCREVLEELTVELKTETLKFVGTFEAQADSHPDGVLVKMTCYTADYTGTLKESAEIEELRWLKYADKDKISEVDKLIFDFLKDQHLID
- a CDS encoding serine hydrolase; this translates as MLFCKCLSAHNGSVAYAYPLGKIVVDGDLSDWPKDAVKYKIAISPSDTRPRDDSDFSGYFQLGYDLGNQSLYVAFTITDDDFVEDTSKNVRWNSQDGLEVSIDARHLLSGSGVASFMYSRTLHTINNAFYDPFASKAGWDMMEVAMTRRGNTRIYEWRMHLGNELAAGKSIGFDFHVYDKDSDGSITWSAWGKGKSKYMNPNSLGDIIFLPAGKELSTVSGQLSWSQPQAVKLPDVIRFISLDNPPFWTTAAVDSLGNYTIAVPPGKYQLALPDPYYKSNGQVYATAQKVPITIIAQSGRKTVAPAFRISSAPVPDLIPDKGVLFNFSASSASQIDHFIETYQAYYGIPGVSLALIKDGRLIYHKTYGVSNTMTGEKVNDNTLFEAASITKPVFAFAVERLADRGVIDLDKPLYEYLPYKDIEYDERYKLMTARHVLTHRTGFPNWRWMNNDGKLDLKFTPGTAYNYSGEGFEYLKMVVEKITGKKVEQVLHEEVIEPIGLYHTFFSKNDSLQWMAAYGHYDKLPNKNDLPETPGMAYSMYTEAKVFTRFMLYLLERQGLKPETYDAIMSKHSDYPPEDKTHNPKDIAYMGMSLQIRETPFGKTFSHGGNNGDFTCRFEVYKDLKMGYAIFTNSNTSDVLLENLHRFLVEGKDVKP
- a CDS encoding creatininase family protein, with product MKRYFLTLAALLAFNCLFAQELPARWDELVASDFPAALQKSSKTCILPIGILEKHGLHSPLGTDLIHVREWAARAVKSEYAVVFPDYFYGQINEARHQPGTFSLPNKLILELLEATCDEIARNGFDKIIILNGHGGNPEFLEFFMQGLLNKRHNYAVYLYRPESDPEFVKAYQKNHVTDVTADLHGGESETSLLLHYRPDLMRMSRASGESGINQQRSRLPGLYTPIWWYSSYPNHYAGDASKSGAELGKLISDHEIAQFIKALKAVKADTKTIELQNEFFDRVDQLK